From the genome of Spirosomataceae bacterium TFI 002, one region includes:
- a CDS encoding SSU ribosomal protein S9P: protein MQVINTIGRRKTAVARIYMQAGKGEVTVNGKPLPTYFPTEVLQIILNQPFALVESTGKYDVKVNVRGGGIAGQAEAVRMAISRALVEADADNRPALKKEGFLTRDSRMVERKKYGRKKARKRFQFSKR, encoded by the coding sequence ATGCAAGTAATCAATACAATAGGTAGAAGAAAAACAGCTGTAGCTCGTATTTATATGCAAGCGGGTAAAGGTGAAGTGACGGTAAATGGTAAGCCATTGCCTACATATTTCCCAACAGAGGTTTTGCAAATTATCTTGAACCAACCATTTGCATTGGTTGAGTCAACAGGAAAATATGACGTGAAAGTTAATGTACGCGGTGGCGGTATCGCTGGCCAAGCAGAAGCTGTGAGAATGGCTATCTCTCGTGCATTAGTAGAAGCAGATGCGGATAACAGACCAGCACTTAAGAAAGAAGGATTCCTTACTCGTGACTCTCGTATGGTAGAGCGTAAGAAATACGGTCGTAAGAAAGCTCGTAAGAGATTCCAATTCTCTAAGCGTTAA
- a CDS encoding small subunit ribosomal protein S2 has product MAKLTYKNLLDAGVHFGHLTRKWDPRMAPYIFMEKNGIHIIDLNKTLVSLEQAQEYVRSISRSGKKIMFVATKKQAQEIVSEEAKRLKMPFVTERWLGGMLTNFSTIRKSLKKLQNIEKMLSDEETAKNIAKRERLMLSRDKIKLERLLGGVADMGRIPSALFVIDIKREHLAISEAKRLGIPVIAMVDTNSNPEQVNYSIPANDDAYKSISLITLAIGKAIEEGIMDRKQDKESQELQEAEEAKKAMDERNAEAPEDGTEAPAGKRKRTRAAAPVEAAPVEAAPAEAAPAVEAAAPVVEAAAAPAAEVKADDLTKVEGIGPKMAGVFNDAGVTSFKILSEKTAEELRAILDAADGNFAAHDPKTWPEQAGMAAEGKWDELKKWQDELDGGK; this is encoded by the coding sequence ATGGCAAAATTAACTTACAAAAACCTTCTAGACGCTGGTGTTCACTTCGGTCACTTAACCCGTAAGTGGGATCCACGTATGGCTCCATATATCTTTATGGAGAAGAACGGTATTCACATTATCGATCTTAACAAGACATTGGTTTCTTTGGAACAAGCTCAAGAGTACGTAAGAAGTATCTCTCGCTCAGGAAAGAAAATCATGTTTGTAGCAACTAAGAAACAAGCTCAAGAGATTGTATCTGAAGAAGCAAAAAGATTGAAAATGCCATTCGTAACCGAAAGATGGCTAGGTGGTATGTTGACTAACTTTTCTACTATCCGTAAGTCTTTGAAGAAATTGCAAAACATTGAGAAAATGTTGAGCGATGAAGAAACTGCAAAAAACATTGCGAAAAGAGAGCGTTTAATGCTTTCTCGTGATAAGATAAAATTAGAAAGATTGCTAGGTGGTGTGGCCGATATGGGTCGTATTCCTTCAGCACTTTTTGTAATTGATATAAAGAGAGAGCACCTTGCTATCTCAGAAGCAAAAAGATTAGGTATTCCAGTTATTGCAATGGTGGATACAAACTCTAATCCAGAGCAAGTAAATTATTCTATTCCTGCAAATGACGATGCTTACAAGTCTATCAGCTTAATTACACTAGCAATAGGTAAGGCGATAGAAGAAGGTATCATGGATAGAAAGCAAGATAAAGAGTCTCAAGAATTGCAAGAAGCTGAAGAAGCTAAAAAAGCAATGGATGAGCGTAACGCTGAAGCTCCAGAAGATGGAACAGAAGCACCAGCAGGAAAAAGAAAACGCACTAGAGCTGCTGCCCCAGTGGAAGCTGCCCCGGTGGAAGCTGCTCCAGCGGAAGCTGCTCCAGCTGTAGAGGCTGCTGCACCTGTTGTTGAAGCTGCTGCTGCACCTGCTGCAGAAGTAAAAGCTGATGATTTAACTAAAGTAGAAGGTATTGGACCAAAGATGGCCGGAGTTTTTAACGACGCTGGTGTTACTTCATTCAAAATCTTAAGCGAGAAGACTGCAGAAGAGCTAAGAGCAATCTTAGATGCTGCTGACGGAAACTTCGCTGCACATGATCCTAAAACTTGGCCTGAGCAAGCTGGAATGGCTGCTGAAGGTAAGTGGGACGAGTTGAAAAAATGGCAAGACGAGTTGGACGGAGGGAAGTAA
- a CDS encoding HSP20 family protein yields the protein MNTLIKTLANDNTIPGLFSSIFNDSELYARSLTSPATNVKESDLKFSLEIAAPGLKKEDFKINLTDNRLTISVEKKEETEEKNDNYHRREFSFGEFSRSFKLPNTVDVKKIEATYEEGILHIALPKKEVAEPKLITVG from the coding sequence ATGAACACATTAATCAAAACATTAGCAAACGACAATACAATTCCTGGATTATTCAGCTCTATTTTTAACGACAGCGAATTATACGCCAGATCATTAACCTCACCTGCAACAAATGTAAAAGAAAGCGACTTGAAATTTAGCCTTGAAATTGCAGCCCCAGGTTTAAAGAAGGAAGATTTCAAAATCAACCTCACTGACAATAGATTAACTATTAGTGTTGAGAAAAAAGAAGAGACGGAAGAAAAAAACGACAATTACCACCGTAGAGAATTCAGTTTTGGCGAGTTTTCTAGATCTTTTAAATTACCCAACACTGTTGATGTCAAAAAAATAGAAGCTACTTATGAAGAAGGCATTTTGCACATAGCATTGCCTAAGAAGGAAGTGGCAGAGCCAAAGCTTATTACCGTTGGCTAA
- a CDS encoding Do/DeqQ family serine protease: MIKNNWKTILIALVTSISTLGAYKMLGLDGKSVILNESSNTTRDSLGNLVNFTNFPASAPGDFTYAASVSAPAVVHIKATSVRAVRQRMPSIFDDFFGGGDDFFGAPRSQEQQSSGSGVIISEDGYIATNNHVVDGADKLEIVTFDKRTFTAKVIGVDPSTDIAVIKIEAKDLPSLVFANSDKVKVGEWVLAVGNPFNLESTVTAGIISAMGRDISILKRSAQERYQQTGERGDTPIESFIQTDAAVNPGNSGGALVNLQGELIGINTAIASPNGAYAGYAFAVPSEIVKKVTTDLIKFGNVQRGYLGVVPVLLDTKNVKEYDTKVSKGIYVLETTEDGAANAAGIEPGDVIVQVDGIEIVSEPKFRELIGRKRPGESLDIVVNRNGKEKDYKVTLRNIEGGKNIIKKEKASSSLSKLGVKLDELSSAEKAKIGIKNGVKVQNLTTNGALARDTDIKPGFIVTRVGNVRVDSEKDFETAVENAVKNKEDGVLICGVYEGISRNFCYGVPLQ, from the coding sequence ATGATAAAGAATAATTGGAAAACAATTTTAATTGCCCTTGTGACGAGCATCTCAACACTTGGGGCATACAAAATGTTAGGGCTGGATGGAAAATCGGTTATCTTAAACGAATCTTCCAATACCACGCGAGACTCATTGGGTAATTTGGTAAATTTTACAAACTTCCCAGCTTCGGCACCAGGAGATTTTACATATGCTGCAAGTGTTTCAGCACCAGCTGTAGTTCACATTAAGGCTACTTCTGTAAGAGCTGTTAGGCAAAGAATGCCGTCTATTTTTGACGACTTTTTTGGTGGTGGAGACGACTTTTTTGGAGCTCCTAGAAGCCAAGAACAACAGTCATCAGGCTCCGGTGTTATCATTTCGGAGGATGGTTACATTGCTACAAACAATCACGTAGTTGATGGTGCTGACAAACTTGAAATTGTAACATTTGACAAGAGAACCTTTACTGCAAAAGTGATAGGAGTAGACCCTTCTACGGATATTGCTGTGATCAAAATTGAAGCAAAAGACCTCCCATCTCTAGTATTTGCAAATTCAGATAAAGTGAAAGTAGGTGAATGGGTACTTGCCGTGGGTAATCCTTTCAATTTAGAGTCGACTGTAACTGCAGGGATCATAAGTGCAATGGGAAGAGATATAAGTATCCTAAAAAGATCTGCCCAGGAGCGTTATCAGCAAACAGGCGAAAGAGGAGACACTCCTATTGAGTCTTTTATACAAACCGATGCTGCCGTTAACCCAGGTAATAGTGGTGGAGCACTTGTGAACCTTCAAGGTGAACTTATTGGAATCAATACTGCAATTGCGTCTCCAAACGGAGCGTATGCAGGATATGCATTTGCCGTACCATCAGAAATAGTAAAAAAGGTAACAACCGATCTGATCAAGTTTGGTAATGTGCAAAGAGGCTATTTAGGAGTTGTACCTGTTTTACTTGACACAAAAAATGTCAAAGAATACGATACAAAAGTGAGCAAAGGTATTTATGTACTAGAAACAACTGAGGACGGTGCAGCAAATGCAGCAGGAATAGAGCCGGGTGATGTTATTGTTCAAGTCGATGGAATTGAGATCGTATCAGAGCCTAAATTTAGAGAGCTGATTGGACGTAAGCGTCCAGGGGAGAGCTTGGATATAGTTGTCAATAGAAATGGCAAGGAGAAAGACTATAAAGTTACGCTTCGCAATATTGAAGGTGGCAAGAATATAATCAAAAAAGAAAAGGCAAGCAGCAGCTTAAGTAAACTAGGCGTAAAACTTGACGAACTGTCTTCTGCAGAAAAAGCTAAAATAGGCATCAAGAATGGCGTTAAAGTTCAGAACTTAACAACCAATGGTGCACTTGCTCGCGATACTGACATTAAGCCTGGCTTTATTGTTACTAGAGTTGGTAATGTAAGAGTAGATTCAGAAAAAGACTTCGAAACAGCAGTTGAAAACGCTGTTAAAAACAAAGAAGACGGTGTTTTGATTTGCGGAGTATATGAAGGAATTTCACGTAATTTCTGTTACGGCGTGCCACTTCAATAA
- a CDS encoding translation elongation factor Ts (EF-Ts) → MNITAADVNKLRQATGAGMMDCKKALTEAEGDFEKAVEILRKAGQKVAAKRADNETSEGIILVDVSDSGKSAKLLALACETEPVSKVELFKDLANEILQAGVKHHAKDVETLKALTLSDGRTVEEGITELIGKIGEKIVITSYENVEGEQVVAYIHSNSKAAAVVSFDGVSGADVTETGRDIGMQIVAMKPVGLDKDSVDPTIVEKEIEIGKDQARQEGKPEAMLEKIAMGKLNKFYKENTLLNQQFVKDPSMDISQLLEKTQKGLKISSYLRVAIG, encoded by the coding sequence ATGAATATCACAGCTGCAGATGTAAATAAATTACGCCAGGCTACGGGTGCAGGAATGATGGACTGTAAAAAAGCTCTTACAGAAGCTGAAGGAGATTTTGAAAAAGCAGTAGAAATATTAAGAAAAGCAGGTCAAAAAGTTGCTGCCAAAAGAGCGGACAATGAGACTAGTGAAGGTATAATCCTTGTAGACGTTAGTGATTCTGGCAAAAGTGCTAAGTTACTAGCTTTGGCTTGTGAAACTGAGCCAGTTTCTAAAGTTGAACTTTTCAAAGACCTTGCTAATGAAATTCTTCAAGCAGGTGTTAAGCACCATGCAAAAGATGTTGAGACTTTAAAAGCTCTTACTCTTTCTGACGGTAGAACCGTAGAAGAAGGAATTACTGAATTGATTGGAAAAATAGGTGAGAAGATTGTTATTACTTCATACGAAAACGTAGAAGGAGAACAAGTTGTAGCATATATCCACTCTAACAGCAAAGCTGCTGCAGTAGTATCTTTTGATGGTGTTTCTGGTGCAGATGTTACTGAAACTGGAAGAGATATCGGAATGCAGATTGTTGCAATGAAGCCAGTAGGTCTTGACAAGGACAGTGTTGATCCAACAATCGTTGAGAAAGAGATTGAAATTGGAAAAGATCAAGCTCGTCAGGAAGGAAAGCCAGAAGCGATGCTTGAGAAAATTGCAATGGGTAAATTGAATAAGTTCTACAAAGAGAATACTTTGTTGAACCAGCAGTTTGTTAAGGATCCTTCTATGGATATTTCTCAGTTATTAGAGAAAACTCAAAAAGGTCTTAAGATCTCTTCTTACCTAAGAGTAGCAATTGGTTGA
- a CDS encoding YtxH-like protein, which produces MSVTSKHLATFILGAAAGVAMHKYLQTDEGEKLMEELKTKGNELKDEAESAIEKAPEYFEELKGQASDKLSSTLSMLKEKFPEAEQMINEMLSGGNKAVPPTELKQ; this is translated from the coding sequence ATGTCAGTTACATCAAAACATTTAGCAACATTTATCCTAGGAGCAGCGGCAGGAGTCGCTATGCATAAATATCTCCAAACAGACGAAGGAGAGAAGTTAATGGAGGAATTAAAAACCAAAGGCAACGAACTCAAAGATGAAGCAGAAAGTGCAATTGAAAAAGCACCTGAGTACTTCGAGGAACTTAAAGGACAAGCCTCAGACAAGCTATCTTCTACATTGTCGATGCTAAAGGAAAAGTTTCCTGAAGCGGAGCAAATGATCAATGAAATGCTAAGCGGAGGAAACAAAGCAGTTCCACCAACCGAATTAAAACAATAA